The Geotalea uraniireducens Rf4 genome window below encodes:
- a CDS encoding restriction endonuclease subunit S, which yields MKWPMVEISRFCQTGSGGTPSRNNAGDYYGGNIPWVKSGELNQEFVLNTEERITELAIKESSAKIVPAGAILVAMYGATVGKSALLGIDAATNQAICNIIPDPEAADTRYVWYALKNQLPYLLAQRVGGAQPNISQQIIKNTQIPLPLLSEQRRIVEILDQADHLRKLRGEADKKAELILPALFNKMFGGPATNPMGWPEMPLRQVIAKVEAGWSAVSEARGCTKDEFGVLKVSAVTSGRFLACEHKAVLVLQTDRGLLTPRRGDLLFSRANTRELVAASCVVEDDHPNLFLPDKLWRLILHPDRATAMYLKELFWNNGFRDRFRASASGSSGSMLNISQEAMLNTIAPIPPFKLQEEYSAKAWSLAAIAKERRLAGDALDTLWSNLLQRAFSGTLTAAWREAHMKELLAEMEQQAKYLN from the coding sequence ATGAAGTGGCCGATGGTTGAAATATCACGGTTTTGCCAGACTGGCAGCGGTGGAACACCGTCTCGTAATAACGCTGGCGACTACTATGGCGGGAATATTCCTTGGGTAAAATCTGGAGAGTTGAACCAAGAATTTGTTTTGAATACCGAAGAACGAATAACCGAACTGGCCATAAAGGAAAGCAGCGCTAAAATTGTTCCGGCTGGCGCAATCCTCGTCGCGATGTATGGGGCGACAGTTGGGAAGTCAGCGCTTCTTGGCATAGATGCAGCAACCAATCAGGCAATCTGTAATATTATTCCAGACCCCGAAGCAGCAGATACCCGATATGTCTGGTATGCCCTTAAAAACCAGCTCCCATATCTCTTGGCTCAGCGTGTTGGTGGTGCTCAACCGAATATAAGCCAACAAATAATCAAGAATACTCAAATCCCACTTCCTCTTCTCTCCGAGCAACGCCGTATCGTCGAAATCCTCGACCAAGCCGACCACCTCCGCAAGCTCCGCGGCGAAGCGGATAAAAAAGCCGAGCTCATCCTTCCGGCACTATTCAATAAGATGTTTGGCGGTCCGGCGACGAATCCGATGGGGTGGCCGGAAATGCCACTTCGTCAAGTCATTGCAAAGGTTGAAGCTGGCTGGAGCGCCGTCAGCGAAGCCCGTGGATGCACGAAGGATGAATTCGGGGTTCTGAAGGTAAGTGCTGTAACCAGTGGACGGTTCCTGGCTTGTGAACATAAGGCGGTGCTTGTGCTTCAAACTGACAGAGGCCTCTTAACACCTCGTCGTGGTGACCTACTTTTTAGCCGAGCAAACACTCGTGAACTGGTTGCTGCTTCATGCGTTGTTGAGGATGACCACCCAAATCTGTTCCTTCCTGACAAGTTGTGGAGATTGATTCTTCATCCAGATCGTGCAACTGCGATGTATTTGAAAGAGTTGTTTTGGAACAACGGATTTCGAGACAGGTTTCGTGCTTCCGCTTCGGGTAGCAGCGGCTCCATGCTCAACATCAGCCAAGAGGCGATGTTGAATACAATTGCCCCAATTCCTCCGTTTAAGCTACAGGAAGAGTATTCAGCAAAGGCATGGAGTTTAGCTGCTATTGCGAAAGAACGTAGGCTGGCTGGGGATGCACTTGATACACTTTGGTCAAATCTTTTGCAACGCGCCTTCTCAGGCACCCTTACCGCCGCCTGGCGTGAGGCCCACATGAAGGAACTGCTGGCCGAGATGGAACAGCAGGCGAAATATCTCAACTGA